The following coding sequences are from one Vicinamibacterales bacterium window:
- the dut gene encoding dUTP diphosphatase yields the protein MTVTVTRLVPHVSLPRYETPGAAAFDLAAAADVEVPPHGIQLVPTGLVVQVPAGYFLAILARSSTPLKRGLMVANGVGVVDSDYCGPADEVKIQVINVTDAPVTIRQGDRIAQGMVLAAPRVSFVEGTADGPSRGGFGSTGQ from the coding sequence ATGACCGTCACCGTCACACGGCTCGTCCCCCACGTGTCCCTGCCCCGCTACGAGACGCCCGGCGCCGCGGCCTTCGACCTGGCCGCGGCAGCCGACGTCGAGGTGCCACCCCACGGCATCCAGCTCGTGCCCACCGGTCTCGTCGTCCAGGTGCCGGCCGGGTACTTCCTGGCCATCCTGGCGCGGAGCAGCACGCCGCTGAAGCGCGGCCTGATGGTGGCCAACGGCGTCGGGGTGGTGGACAGCGACTACTGCGGCCCTGCCGACGAGGTGAAGATCCAGGTCATCAACGTGACCGACGCGCCGGTGACGATCCGGCAGGGGGATCGGATCGCGCAGGGCATGGTGCTGGCCGCCCCACGGGTCAGCTTCGTGGAAGGCACGGCCGACGGCCCCTCGCGCGGCGGCTTCGGCAGCACCGGGCAGTAG
- a CDS encoding Gfo/Idh/MocA family oxidoreductase: MRIGVVGTGKIGQLRATTVREHSSTQLVAVHDVNAESARRAAAGSGAVVAPSLEAFFDVPMDAVVISTPVHVHDDTCLTAFARGLHVLVEKPVTNTAASTRRLVDAALAAKRAFGVGFNLRYYPAVKFMREAIAEGRIGAVDHFRVFGGHEGLPKFVHDWEYKAPMSGGGAMWDVGIHMTDLTRYFLGEITDVYGISTNRIWNVPGSEDNAMAVFRSPDGIAASYHATWTEWKGYGFFIEAYGDKGMVRAAYAPMRNTLITMDRPGGAPAKQERYYPEIILREKLFSWKTTALKSFREELDDFLALTAGRRDLTIADGYAGLRAAEVAEAVRDSAVSGQPVRLPVLGRMPA, from the coding sequence ATGCGCATAGGCGTCGTCGGCACGGGCAAGATCGGGCAGCTCCGCGCCACGACCGTTCGCGAGCACTCCTCCACACAACTGGTCGCCGTCCACGACGTGAACGCCGAGAGTGCACGGCGCGCGGCGGCCGGCTCCGGTGCGGTGGTGGCCCCCTCGCTCGAGGCGTTCTTCGACGTCCCCATGGACGCGGTGGTCATCTCGACGCCCGTCCACGTGCACGACGACACGTGCCTCACGGCCTTCGCACGCGGCCTGCACGTGCTCGTGGAGAAGCCGGTCACGAACACGGCGGCCAGCACCCGGCGGCTCGTGGACGCCGCGCTCGCCGCGAAGCGTGCGTTCGGCGTGGGCTTCAACCTCCGCTACTACCCCGCCGTGAAGTTCATGCGGGAGGCGATCGCCGAGGGGCGCATCGGCGCCGTGGACCACTTCCGCGTGTTCGGCGGCCACGAGGGGCTGCCGAAGTTCGTGCACGACTGGGAGTACAAGGCCCCGATGTCGGGCGGCGGCGCGATGTGGGACGTGGGCATCCACATGACCGACCTCACGCGCTACTTCCTCGGTGAGATCACCGACGTCTACGGCATCTCGACCAATCGCATCTGGAACGTCCCCGGCTCCGAGGACAACGCGATGGCCGTCTTCCGGAGCCCGGACGGGATCGCCGCGTCGTACCACGCGACCTGGACCGAGTGGAAGGGCTACGGCTTCTTCATCGAGGCCTATGGCGACAAGGGGATGGTCCGCGCGGCGTACGCGCCGATGCGCAACACGCTCATCACGATGGACCGGCCGGGCGGCGCGCCCGCGAAGCAGGAGCGCTACTACCCCGAGATCATCCTGCGCGAGAAGCTCTTCTCGTGGAAGACCACGGCGCTGAAGTCGTTCCGCGAAGAGCTCGACGACTTCCTGGCGCTCACCGCCGGCCGGCGCGACCTGACGATCGCCGACGGCTACGCGGGGCTTCGCGCGGCGGAGGTGGCCGAGGCCGTGCGCGACAGCGCCGTCTCCGGCCAGCCGGTCCGGCTGCCCGTGCTCGGCCGCATGCCCGCATGA
- a CDS encoding trehalose-6-phosphate synthase encodes MTGAVLARSVASRLGDTRLIVVANREPYIHVKQVRRQGLLGRLLGRPSDDGLSWMQPASGLVTALDPVMRACGGTWVAHGSGSGDRESADAEGRVAVPPDAPAYTLRRVWLSEPEEDGYYYGLANSALWPLCHIAYARPVFDEPDWRQYVEVNRRFADTVVDEIGDGRAIVFVQDYHFALLPRMIKAARPGAVVCQFWHIPWPNAEAFRICPWKDEILDGLLGNDLLAFHLQYHCNNFLETVDRTLEARVDREHFAVHRGGHRTFVKPSPISIDPSLWAPVAPGRDWARDVAATRRRLGLKGDVRLVMGVDRLDYTKGIPERLTAFERLLERRPEWHGRVVLLQIGAPTRDRIDRYRALGDEVKAQAAAINARFGTARWTPVVYRRQHHTPAEVGALYRAADVCVVSSLHDGMNLVAKEFVAARADEGGVLVLSEFTGAARALADVVPVNPFAPDEFAAALHEALAMPEDEQRRRMRGLRHEVLSHTVYDWAGHLLSEACRLAHAR; translated from the coding sequence ATGACGGGCGCGGTCCTGGCGCGCTCGGTGGCGTCGCGCCTGGGCGACACCCGCCTCATCGTGGTCGCGAACCGCGAGCCCTACATCCACGTCAAGCAGGTGCGCCGGCAGGGCCTGCTGGGCCGCCTGCTCGGCCGGCCGTCGGACGACGGACTCAGCTGGATGCAGCCCGCCAGCGGGCTCGTGACCGCGCTGGATCCCGTGATGCGCGCGTGCGGCGGCACCTGGGTCGCGCACGGCAGCGGGTCCGGTGACCGCGAGAGCGCCGACGCCGAAGGCCGGGTGGCGGTGCCGCCGGATGCGCCCGCCTACACGCTGCGCCGGGTCTGGCTCTCGGAACCCGAGGAGGACGGCTACTACTACGGCCTGGCCAACAGCGCCCTCTGGCCGCTCTGCCACATCGCCTACGCACGGCCGGTGTTCGACGAGCCCGACTGGCGCCAGTACGTCGAGGTCAACCGCCGGTTCGCCGACACGGTCGTCGACGAGATCGGCGACGGACGCGCGATCGTGTTCGTCCAGGACTACCACTTCGCGCTCCTGCCACGGATGATCAAGGCGGCCAGGCCGGGCGCCGTCGTCTGCCAGTTCTGGCACATCCCGTGGCCGAACGCCGAGGCGTTCCGCATCTGCCCGTGGAAGGACGAGATCCTCGACGGCCTGCTGGGCAACGACCTGCTGGCCTTCCACCTGCAGTACCACTGCAACAACTTCCTCGAGACCGTGGACCGCACGCTCGAGGCACGCGTCGATCGCGAGCACTTCGCCGTCCACCGCGGCGGGCACCGCACCTTCGTCAAGCCGAGTCCGATCAGCATCGACCCGTCGCTGTGGGCCCCGGTGGCGCCCGGCCGCGACTGGGCGCGCGATGTGGCCGCCACCCGGCGCCGCCTGGGCCTGAAGGGCGACGTGCGCCTCGTCATGGGCGTGGACCGGCTGGACTACACCAAGGGCATTCCCGAGCGCCTCACCGCGTTCGAACGCCTGCTGGAACGCCGGCCGGAGTGGCACGGGCGGGTCGTGCTGCTCCAGATCGGCGCGCCGACGCGGGACAGGATCGACCGCTACCGGGCGCTCGGCGACGAGGTCAAGGCGCAGGCGGCCGCGATCAACGCGCGGTTCGGGACCGCGCGATGGACCCCCGTCGTCTACCGCCGCCAGCACCACACGCCGGCCGAGGTCGGCGCGCTCTACCGGGCGGCCGACGTCTGCGTCGTCTCGTCGCTGCACGACGGGATGAACCTCGTCGCGAAGGAGTTCGTGGCGGCGCGCGCCGACGAGGGCGGGGTGCTGGTGCTGTCGGAGTTCACGGGCGCGGCGAGGGCGCTGGCCGACGTGGTCCCCGTGAATCCGTTCGCGCCCGACGAGTTCGCCGCCGCCCTCCACGAGGCCCTCGCCATGCCCGAGGACGAGCAGCGGCGCCGCATGCGCGGGCTCAGGCACGAGGTGCTCTCGCACACGGTGTACGACTGGGCCGGCCACCTCCTGTCGGAGGCCTGCCGGCTCGCGCACGCCCGGTGA